The Dunckerocampus dactyliophorus isolate RoL2022-P2 chromosome 13, RoL_Ddac_1.1, whole genome shotgun sequence genome window below encodes:
- the exoc5 gene encoding exocyst complex component 5 produces the protein MATTPQLFEEPFDADEYIERLAWRTPGGGSKGGAEAFDPKRLLEEFENHIEELKQLDEKIQRRVEKLEHQCHREAKEFAHKVQDLQRSNQVAFQHFQELDEHISYVATKVCHLGDQLEGVNTPRQRAVEAQRLMTYFNEFLDGELRSDVFNNPDKIKEAADIIQKLHLIAQELPFDRFADVKAKIASKYHDLERQLIQEFTAAQRRGEIGRMREVAAVLLHFKGYAHCVDVYIKQCQEGAYMRNDVFEDTAVLCQRVNKQVGEVFSSPETVMAKLIQNIFENKLQAHVREKLDGTRHSDVEQYLKNLYDLYTRTTVLAPKLTEFNLGSDKHTFLSKLIKSIFSSYLESYIDMEKDYLRTRGAMILQRYYDSKNHQKRPIGTGSIQELKERIRQRTNLPLGPSIDTHGETFLSPELVVNLLQETRHAFERCHKLSDPADLPKNAFSIFLLLVEHLCVEHIDYALEIGLSAIPSADAKNANLYFLDVVQQANSIFHLFDKQFNDQLMPLISSSPKLAECLHKKKEVIEQMEVKLDTGIDRTLNCMVGQMKHILATEQKKTDFKPEDENNVMIQYTTACSKVCAYVSRQVEHVRKSMDGKNVDTVLTELGVRFHRLIHEHLQQYSYSSMGGMLAICDVAEYRRCAKDFRVPLVLQLFDTLHALCNLLVVAPDNLKQVCSGEQLTNLDRNLLHAFVQLRVDYRSARLGRHFS, from the exons ATGGCGACGACTCCTCAGCTGTTCGAG GAGCCCTTTGATGCAGATGAGTACATTGAAAGATTGGCATGGAGGACACCTGGAGGAGGCTCCAAAGGAGGAGCTGAGGCATTTGACCCCAAACG GTTGTTGGAAGAGTTTGAGAACCACATTGAGGAACTGAAGCAGCTGGATGAGAAAATTCAGCGGCGGGTTGAAAAACTGGAACATCAGTGTCACCGTGAGGCTAAGGAATTTGCCCACAAAGTGCAGGACTTGCAGAGGAGCAACCAG GTGGCTTTCCAGCATTTTCAGGAGCTGGATGAGCATATCAGTTATGTGGCAACTAAAGTTTGTCACCTTGGCGACCAGCTGGAAGGAGTGAACACTCCACGACAGCGGGCTGTAGAGGCTCAGCGTCTAATGACCTACTTCAACGAATTCTTGGATGGGGAGCTACGTAGTGACGTCTTCAATAACCCAGACAAG ATTAAAGAGGCTGCTGATATCATTCAGAAGCTGCATCTCATTGCCCAGGAGCTGCCATTCGACAG ATTTGCAGATGTTAAAGCCAAAATTGCAA GTAAGTACCATGACCTGGAGCGGCAGTTAATCCAGGAGTTTACTGCTGCCCAACGCAGGGGCGAGATTGGACGTATGCGGGAGGTGGCAGCAGTTCTCCTACATTTCAAG GGCTATGCACACTGTGTGGATGTCTACATCAAACAATGTCAGGAA GGTGCGTACATGAGGAATGATGTGTTTGAGGACACAGCAGTCCTCTGCCAGAGGGTCAACAAACAAGTCGGTGAGGTGTTCAGCAGCCCGGAGACCGTCATGGCTAAACTGATCCAGAATATCTTTGAAAACAAATTACAG GCCCACGTCAGGGAAAAACTGGATGGCACACGACATTCTGATGTGGAACAATACCTCAAGAACCTCTATGACCTTTACACTAG AACCACTGTGTTGGCCCCCAAGCTGACTGAGTTCAATCTGGGCTCTGACAAGCACACCTTCCTGTCCAAGCTCATAAAGAGCATCTTCTCCTCCTACCTGGAAAGCTACATTGACATGGAGAAGGACTACCTTCGCACTCGCGGAGCCATGATTCTGCAGCGCTACTACGACTCCAAGAACCACCAGAAACGCCCAATTGGCACTGGCAG TATTCAAGAGCTAAAGGAGAGAATCAGACAACGCACCAACCTACCACTGGGCCCTAGTATTGACACCCATGGGGAGACATTTCTGTCACCAGAGTTGGTGGTCAACCTACTGCAGGAAACACGGCATGCCTTTGAGAGGTGTCACAAG CTTTCAGATCCTGCTGACCTGCCCAAGAATGCCTTCTCAATCTTCCTGCTGCTGGttgagcatctgtgtgtggagcaCATTGACTATGCTTTGGAGATCGGCCTCTCAG CAATCCCCTCTGCTGATGCCAAGAACGCCAACTTGTACTTCCTGGATGTGGTCCAACAGGCAAACTCTATATTTCACTTGTTTGACAAGCAGTTCAATGACCAGCTTATGCCTCTAATAAG TTCATCTCCAAAATTGGCTGAGTGTTTGCACAAGAAGAAAGAAGTAATAGAGCAGATGGAGGTGAAACTGGACACAGGAATAGACAG AACGCTAAACTGCATGGTGGGGCAAATGAAGCACATCTTGGCAACGGAACAGAAGAAGACTGACTTTAAGCCGGAGGATGAGAACAACGTCATGATCCAGTACACTACA GCTTGCTCCAAGGTTTGCGCCTACGTCAGTCGGCAGGTGGAGCACGTGCGAAAGTCTATGGATGGCAAGAATGTGGACACGGTGCTGACGGAGTTGGGTGTTCGCTTCCACCGCCTCATCCACGAGCACTTGCAGCAGTACAGTTACAGCTCCATGGGAGGCATGCTAGCCATCTGCGACGTGGCTGAATACCGACGATGTGCCAAGGACTTCAGG GTGCCTCTGGTGCTGCAGCTCTTTGACACTCTGCACGCCCTTTGTAACCTCCTGGTGGTTGCCCCTGACAACCTGAAGCAGGTGTGTTCAGGCGAACAGCTCACCAATCTGGACcgcaaccttctgcacgccTTCGTCCAGCTTAGAGTGGACTACCGTTCAGCCCGACTGGGCCGTCACTTCAGCTAA
- the slc35f4 gene encoding solute carrier family 35 member F4 isoform X2 — MKKHSARVAPLSSYSTQVLTCPISEGEDGLESHAETPGSEASGESRSYQTCTSTVLKVLAGLLMVLCVSSSWVGTTQVVKLTFQSFSCPFFISWFSSNWNILFFPIYYFGHVLMTREKQTPIQKFRECSKLFGEEGMTLKLFVKRTAPFSILWTLTNYLYLLALKKLTATDVSALYCCHKAFVFLLSWIVLKDRFMGVRIVAAIMAITGIVMMAYADGFRGDSFVGVALAVGSASTSALYKVLFKMFLGSASLGEVAHFLSTMGFFNLIFISCVPLILYFTKVEQWGSLSSLPWGYLCGLAGLWLVFNILVHVGVVLTYPILISIGTLLSVPGNAAVDVLKHEVIFSVVRLAATCVICLGFLLLLLPEEWDSVTLRFLATIADKKSEEHGEELTESSVHTRSRSRANGAVSLPLGTPL; from the exons ATGAAGAAGCACTCTGCCCGAGTGGCTCCTCTCAGCTCCTACAGCACTCAGGTCCTGACCTGCCCCATCTCTGAAG GAGAGGATGGTTTGGAGTCTCATGCTGAGACGCCAGGCAGTGAGGCAAGTGGGGAGAGCCGGTCGTACCAGACATGCACCAGCACAGTGCTGAAGGTGCTAGCTGGTCTGCTGATGGTGCTTTGCGTCTCCTCCTCCTGGGTGGGTACCACTCAGGTGGTCAAGCTGACCTTCCAGTCATTCTCCTGTCCTTTCTTCATCTCCTGGTTCAGCAGCAACTGGAATATTCTCTTCTTTCCCATCTACTACTTCGGACATGTGCTGATGACAAGGGAGAAGCAGACACCCATTCAAAAATTCAG AGAGTGCAGTAAGCTGTTTGGTGAAGAGGGCATGACTCTGAAGCTTTTTGTAAAGAGGACAGCGCCTTTTTCCATCCTCTGGACGCTGACAAACTACTTGTACCTTTTGGCCTTGAAAAAGCTGACCGCCACTGATGTCTCTGCCCTTTACTGCTGCCACAAGGcctttgtctttcttttgtcCTGGATTGTCCTCAAGGACCGCTTCATGGGTGTGCGG ATTGTGGCTGCCATCATGGCCATCACAGGTATCGTCATGATGGCATATGCTGATGGTTTCCGTGGTGATTCCTTTGTTGGCGTGGCATTAGCTGTGGGCTCAGCTTCAACATCAGCTCTTTATAAG GTGCTGTTCAAGATGTTCCTGGGCAGTGCCAGTCTCGGCGAGGTGGCTCATTTTCTTTCCACCATGGGTTTCTTCAACCTCATCTTCATCTCCTGTGTGCCCCTCATCCTGTATTTCACCAAAGTGGAGCAATGGGGCTCACTGTCCTCGCTGCCGTGGGGGTACCTATGTGGCCTAGCAGGACTGTGGCTTG TGTTCAACATCCTGGTTCATGTTGGTGTGGTGCTCACATACCCTATTCTCATATCCATAGGAACGCTACTTAGCGTGCCTGGAAATGCAG CTGTAGATGTTCTGAAGCATGAGGTGATCTTCAGCGTGGTGCGTCTGGCCGCCACCTGCGTCATCTGCCTGGGCTTCCTGCTCTTGCTGCTTCCAGAGGAGTGGGACTCGGTCACATTGCGCTTCCTGGCCACCATCGCCGATAAGAAGTCGGAAGAGCACGGCGAGGAGCTCACAGAGTCCAGCGTGCACACGAGAAGCCGCAGTCGAGCCAATGGTGCGGTTTCCCTTCCCTTAGGAACTCCTCTGTGA
- the ap5m1 gene encoding AP-5 complex subunit mu-1: MSFRALWIIYQDKGENASVRFSRRFSTVEHRAKILAGSLYVAVPEDSTVLRLLLTELGLSDPPKPFVLLRDDCRRCPRTPVYELCVDGPGQGTLWPVLVITHGPLILACLCLVDVPAEPRPPLTNLLSVSLGITFLNGLQNFLLDSGGKVDSEVIASRLAVLPSVLLHVCPFGMPLDVPSLGVLASSSVPAPAGNQKQPVWKTGFHKGRAVVNITLTETVRSMQYGDPSRQDMWDVYGTVMCKCEVEGVLPNVTVTLTLPPNGSPLQDILVHPCVTSLDSNILTACSVDNDDGSSFSGPYKFPFSPPLEPFRLCGYTSQVPVPPILGSYQLKEEENHFLVSVTLKLHESVKNSFEYCEARLPFFNRPQMGSVDVKVGSGQLEVSKEKNLLVWVLGQKFPKSREVTMEGRISFSGLAAGPTDPLCTDLTAYVKLYFKVPDMTLSGCCVDQHSVQVYSAAKPKITTSREFQSKDYFIWNSTGAAPVSQMLL, encoded by the exons ATGAGTTTTCgtgctttgtggattatttatcAAGATAAAGGGGAAAATGCTTCAGTGCGCTTTTCAAG GAGGTTTTCGACGGTGGAACACCGTGCAAAGATACTAGCAGGCTCCTTGTATGTAGCTGTTCCAGAGGACAGCACTGTGCTCAGACTCCTGCTTACTGAGCTCGGCCTGTCAGACCCACCTAAACCATTCGTTCTTCTCAGAGATGATTGTCGGCGCTGCCCGCGTACACCTGTTTATGAGCTGTGTGTGGACGGTCCTGGCCAGGGAACACTCTGGCCAGTGTTGGTCATCACTCATGGACCTCTCATTCTAGCTTGCCTGTGTCTAGTGGACGTCCCCGCTGAGCCCAGGCCGCCTTTAACCAACCTGCTGTCTGTCTCACTGGGCATCACATTTCTGAATGGATTACAGAATTTCCTCCTGGACTCAGGGGGTAAGGTTGATAGTGAGGTCATAGCCTCTCGTCTGGCAGTGCTGCCCTCTGTGCTCCTGCATGTTTGCCCTTTTGGTATGCCGCTAGATGTGCCCTCTCTGGGGGTACTTGCTTCATCTTCTGTGCCTGCTCCAGCTGGGAACCAGAAACAGCCAGTCTGGAAGACTGGTTTCCACAAAGGGCGTGCTGTCGTCAACATAACACTGACTGAAACTGTGCGCTCGATGCAATATGGTGACCCGAGTAGACAGGACATGTGGGATGTGTACGGCACAGTGATGTGCAAA TGTGAAGTAGAGGGGGTGCTCCCAAATGTGACAGTGACCCTCACGCTACCACCTAATGGATCACCACTGCAGGACATCCTGGTGCATCCCTGCGTCACCTCACTGGATTCCAATATCTTAACAGCATGCAGTGTTGATAACGACGATGGCTCATCTTTCTCAGGACCTTACAAGTTTCCTTTCTCTCCACCTTTGGAGCCGTTTCGACTTTGTGGCTACACATCGCAG GTCCCTGTTCCCCCTATACTGGGGTCATATCAActaaaggaggaggaaaaccACTTTCTTGTGTCAGTGACTCTCAAACTTCATGAAAGTGTAAAGAATAGTTTTGAGTACTGTGAAGCACGCCTGCCTTTTTTTAACAG GCCTCAGATGGGGTCTGTGGATGTTAAAGTGGGCTCTGGACAACTGGAAGTTTCAAAGGAGAAGAACCTTCTTGTGTGGGTCCTGG GACAAAAGTTTCCTAAATCTCGTGAGGTCACAATGGAAGGCAGGATTAGCTTTTCGGGGCTGGCAGCAGGACCGACTGACCCTCTTTGTACAGACCTCACCGCTTATGTAAAA TTGTATTTCAAAGTGCCTGACATGACGCTCTCAGGATGTTGTGTGGACCAGCACTCTGTGCAGGTGTATTCTGCTGCCAAACCAAAGATTACGACAT CTCGCGAATTCCAATCCAAAGACTACTTTATATGGAATTCCACCGGCGCTGCTCCTGTCTCCCAGATGTTGCTGTAG
- the slc35f4 gene encoding solute carrier family 35 member F4 isoform X3, whose protein sequence is MVLCVSSSWVGTTQVVKLTFQSFSCPFFISWFSSNWNILFFPIYYFGHVLMTREKQTPIQKFRECSKLFGEEGMTLKLFVKRTAPFSILWTLTNYLYLLALKKLTATDVSALYCCHKAFVFLLSWIVLKDRFMGVRIVAAIMAITGIVMMAYADGFRGDSFVGVALAVGSASTSALYKVLFKMFLGSASLGEVAHFLSTMGFFNLIFISCVPLILYFTKVEQWGSLSSLPWGYLCGLAGLWLVFNILVHVGVVLTYPILISIGTLLSVPGNAAVDVLKHEVIFSVVRLAATCVICLGFLLLLLPEEWDSVTLRFLATIADKKSEEHGEELTESSVHTRSRSRANGAVSLPLGTPL, encoded by the exons ATGGTGCTTTGCGTCTCCTCCTCCTGGGTGGGTACCACTCAGGTGGTCAAGCTGACCTTCCAGTCATTCTCCTGTCCTTTCTTCATCTCCTGGTTCAGCAGCAACTGGAATATTCTCTTCTTTCCCATCTACTACTTCGGACATGTGCTGATGACAAGGGAGAAGCAGACACCCATTCAAAAATTCAG AGAGTGCAGTAAGCTGTTTGGTGAAGAGGGCATGACTCTGAAGCTTTTTGTAAAGAGGACAGCGCCTTTTTCCATCCTCTGGACGCTGACAAACTACTTGTACCTTTTGGCCTTGAAAAAGCTGACCGCCACTGATGTCTCTGCCCTTTACTGCTGCCACAAGGcctttgtctttcttttgtcCTGGATTGTCCTCAAGGACCGCTTCATGGGTGTGCGG ATTGTGGCTGCCATCATGGCCATCACAGGTATCGTCATGATGGCATATGCTGATGGTTTCCGTGGTGATTCCTTTGTTGGCGTGGCATTAGCTGTGGGCTCAGCTTCAACATCAGCTCTTTATAAG GTGCTGTTCAAGATGTTCCTGGGCAGTGCCAGTCTCGGCGAGGTGGCTCATTTTCTTTCCACCATGGGTTTCTTCAACCTCATCTTCATCTCCTGTGTGCCCCTCATCCTGTATTTCACCAAAGTGGAGCAATGGGGCTCACTGTCCTCGCTGCCGTGGGGGTACCTATGTGGCCTAGCAGGACTGTGGCTTG TGTTCAACATCCTGGTTCATGTTGGTGTGGTGCTCACATACCCTATTCTCATATCCATAGGAACGCTACTTAGCGTGCCTGGAAATGCAG CTGTAGATGTTCTGAAGCATGAGGTGATCTTCAGCGTGGTGCGTCTGGCCGCCACCTGCGTCATCTGCCTGGGCTTCCTGCTCTTGCTGCTTCCAGAGGAGTGGGACTCGGTCACATTGCGCTTCCTGGCCACCATCGCCGATAAGAAGTCGGAAGAGCACGGCGAGGAGCTCACAGAGTCCAGCGTGCACACGAGAAGCCGCAGTCGAGCCAATGGTGCGGTTTCCCTTCCCTTAGGAACTCCTCTGTGA
- the slc35f4 gene encoding solute carrier family 35 member F4 isoform X4 produces MTREKQTPIQKFRECSKLFGEEGMTLKLFVKRTAPFSILWTLTNYLYLLALKKLTATDVSALYCCHKAFVFLLSWIVLKDRFMGVRIVAAIMAITGIVMMAYADGFRGDSFVGVALAVGSASTSALYKVLFKMFLGSASLGEVAHFLSTMGFFNLIFISCVPLILYFTKVEQWGSLSSLPWGYLCGLAGLWLVFNILVHVGVVLTYPILISIGTLLSVPGNAAVDVLKHEVIFSVVRLAATCVICLGFLLLLLPEEWDSVTLRFLATIADKKSEEHGEELTESSVHTRSRSRANGAVSLPLGTPL; encoded by the exons ATGACAAGGGAGAAGCAGACACCCATTCAAAAATTCAG AGAGTGCAGTAAGCTGTTTGGTGAAGAGGGCATGACTCTGAAGCTTTTTGTAAAGAGGACAGCGCCTTTTTCCATCCTCTGGACGCTGACAAACTACTTGTACCTTTTGGCCTTGAAAAAGCTGACCGCCACTGATGTCTCTGCCCTTTACTGCTGCCACAAGGcctttgtctttcttttgtcCTGGATTGTCCTCAAGGACCGCTTCATGGGTGTGCGG ATTGTGGCTGCCATCATGGCCATCACAGGTATCGTCATGATGGCATATGCTGATGGTTTCCGTGGTGATTCCTTTGTTGGCGTGGCATTAGCTGTGGGCTCAGCTTCAACATCAGCTCTTTATAAG GTGCTGTTCAAGATGTTCCTGGGCAGTGCCAGTCTCGGCGAGGTGGCTCATTTTCTTTCCACCATGGGTTTCTTCAACCTCATCTTCATCTCCTGTGTGCCCCTCATCCTGTATTTCACCAAAGTGGAGCAATGGGGCTCACTGTCCTCGCTGCCGTGGGGGTACCTATGTGGCCTAGCAGGACTGTGGCTTG TGTTCAACATCCTGGTTCATGTTGGTGTGGTGCTCACATACCCTATTCTCATATCCATAGGAACGCTACTTAGCGTGCCTGGAAATGCAG CTGTAGATGTTCTGAAGCATGAGGTGATCTTCAGCGTGGTGCGTCTGGCCGCCACCTGCGTCATCTGCCTGGGCTTCCTGCTCTTGCTGCTTCCAGAGGAGTGGGACTCGGTCACATTGCGCTTCCTGGCCACCATCGCCGATAAGAAGTCGGAAGAGCACGGCGAGGAGCTCACAGAGTCCAGCGTGCACACGAGAAGCCGCAGTCGAGCCAATGGTGCGGTTTCCCTTCCCTTAGGAACTCCTCTGTGA